From a region of the Nerophis lumbriciformis linkage group LG06, RoL_Nlum_v2.1, whole genome shotgun sequence genome:
- the mtch2 gene encoding mitochondrial carrier homolog 2 isoform X2 yields MADTCGQVILGSGLTVLSHPLMYIKVLVQVGHEPLPPTLGRNLFGRQVYQLPGLFAYAKHIIKIDGKVGLFKGLGPRLCAGTLGTVVHSKIVQKCHEHGTLEQKIGDGSVQHVVNETTKEMIARSCATIVTHPFHVITLRCMVQFIGREIKYSGVLDSITTIYREEGILGFFTGLIPRLLGDVLALWICNMLAHFINTYAIDDSMSHTGELKNCFQAVTGFFASMLTYPFVLVSNLMAVNNCGLAGGRPPYASVYPTWVHCWSHLSREGNMSRGNSLFFRKLPAGKTYAINQKRFY; encoded by the exons ATGGCGGACACGTGTGGTCAAGTCATTTTGGGATCCGGGCTTACTGTCCTTTCCCATCCTTTGATGTACATTAAAGTATTGGTTCAG GTGGGACACGAGCCACTCCCTCCTACCCTGGGGCGGAATTTATTTGGCAGACAAGTCTACCAGTTACCTGGACTGTTTGCTTATG CCAAACACATCATCAAGATTGATGGAAAAGTTGGTCTCTTCAAGGGGCTAGGGCCAAGGCTTTGTGCTGGGACCCTTGGCACTGTTGTGCACAGTAAAATAGTGCAG AAATGTCATGAACATGGGACACTTGAG CAGAAGATTGGTGATGGCTCCGTACAACATGTTGTTAATGAG ACAACCAAAGAGATGATAGCTCGTTCCTGTGCCACCATAGTTACACATCCTTTTCATG TGATCACATTGCGATGTATGGTGCAGTTTATTGGAAGAGAGATCAAATACAG CGGAGTCCTAGATTCCATCACCACCATCTACAGAGAagagggaattctgggcttcTTCAC tGGATTGATTCCTCGACTACTTGGAGACGTCTTAGCTCTGTGGATTTGTAACATGCTGGCTCACTTCATCAACACATACGCAATTGATGATTCG ATGAGTCACACAGGAGAACTCAAGAACTGCTTCCAGGCTGTCACCGGG TTCTTTGCAAGCATGCTTACATACCCTTTTGTATTGGTATCAAACCTCATGGCTGTCAATAATTGCGG GCTGGCTGGAGGGCGTCCTCCGTATGCATCAGTATATCCTACCTGGGTGCACTGCTGGAGTCACCTGAGCCGAGAG
- the mtch2 gene encoding mitochondrial carrier homolog 2 isoform X1, whose protein sequence is MADTCGQVILGSGLTVLSHPLMYIKVLVQVGHEPLPPTLGRNLFGRQVYQLPGLFAYAKHIIKIDGKVGLFKGLGPRLCAGTLGTVVHSKIVQKCHEHGTLEVVAFVGHQQKIGDGSVQHVVNETTKEMIARSCATIVTHPFHVITLRCMVQFIGREIKYSGVLDSITTIYREEGILGFFTGLIPRLLGDVLALWICNMLAHFINTYAIDDSMSHTGELKNCFQAVTGFFASMLTYPFVLVSNLMAVNNCGLAGGRPPYASVYPTWVHCWSHLSREGNMSRGNSLFFRKLPAGKTYAINQKRFY, encoded by the exons ATGGCGGACACGTGTGGTCAAGTCATTTTGGGATCCGGGCTTACTGTCCTTTCCCATCCTTTGATGTACATTAAAGTATTGGTTCAG GTGGGACACGAGCCACTCCCTCCTACCCTGGGGCGGAATTTATTTGGCAGACAAGTCTACCAGTTACCTGGACTGTTTGCTTATG CCAAACACATCATCAAGATTGATGGAAAAGTTGGTCTCTTCAAGGGGCTAGGGCCAAGGCTTTGTGCTGGGACCCTTGGCACTGTTGTGCACAGTAAAATAGTGCAG AAATGTCATGAACATGGGACACTTGA gGTGGTGGCATTTGTGGGACACCAGCAGAAGATTGGTGATGGCTCCGTACAACATGTTGTTAATGAG ACAACCAAAGAGATGATAGCTCGTTCCTGTGCCACCATAGTTACACATCCTTTTCATG TGATCACATTGCGATGTATGGTGCAGTTTATTGGAAGAGAGATCAAATACAG CGGAGTCCTAGATTCCATCACCACCATCTACAGAGAagagggaattctgggcttcTTCAC tGGATTGATTCCTCGACTACTTGGAGACGTCTTAGCTCTGTGGATTTGTAACATGCTGGCTCACTTCATCAACACATACGCAATTGATGATTCG ATGAGTCACACAGGAGAACTCAAGAACTGCTTCCAGGCTGTCACCGGG TTCTTTGCAAGCATGCTTACATACCCTTTTGTATTGGTATCAAACCTCATGGCTGTCAATAATTGCGG GCTGGCTGGAGGGCGTCCTCCGTATGCATCAGTATATCCTACCTGGGTGCACTGCTGGAGTCACCTGAGCCGAGAG
- the mtch2 gene encoding mitochondrial carrier homolog 2 isoform X3 — MADTCGQVILGSGLTVLSHPLMYIKVLVQVGHEPLPPTLGRNLFGRQVYQLPGLFAYAKHIIKIDGKVGLFKGLGPRLCAGTLGTVVHSKIVQKCHEHGTLEKIGDGSVQHVVNETTKEMIARSCATIVTHPFHVITLRCMVQFIGREIKYSGVLDSITTIYREEGILGFFTGLIPRLLGDVLALWICNMLAHFINTYAIDDSMSHTGELKNCFQAVTGFFASMLTYPFVLVSNLMAVNNCGLAGGRPPYASVYPTWVHCWSHLSREGNMSRGNSLFFRKLPAGKTYAINQKRFY; from the exons ATGGCGGACACGTGTGGTCAAGTCATTTTGGGATCCGGGCTTACTGTCCTTTCCCATCCTTTGATGTACATTAAAGTATTGGTTCAG GTGGGACACGAGCCACTCCCTCCTACCCTGGGGCGGAATTTATTTGGCAGACAAGTCTACCAGTTACCTGGACTGTTTGCTTATG CCAAACACATCATCAAGATTGATGGAAAAGTTGGTCTCTTCAAGGGGCTAGGGCCAAGGCTTTGTGCTGGGACCCTTGGCACTGTTGTGCACAGTAAAATAGTGCAG AAATGTCATGAACATGGGACACTTGAG AAGATTGGTGATGGCTCCGTACAACATGTTGTTAATGAG ACAACCAAAGAGATGATAGCTCGTTCCTGTGCCACCATAGTTACACATCCTTTTCATG TGATCACATTGCGATGTATGGTGCAGTTTATTGGAAGAGAGATCAAATACAG CGGAGTCCTAGATTCCATCACCACCATCTACAGAGAagagggaattctgggcttcTTCAC tGGATTGATTCCTCGACTACTTGGAGACGTCTTAGCTCTGTGGATTTGTAACATGCTGGCTCACTTCATCAACACATACGCAATTGATGATTCG ATGAGTCACACAGGAGAACTCAAGAACTGCTTCCAGGCTGTCACCGGG TTCTTTGCAAGCATGCTTACATACCCTTTTGTATTGGTATCAAACCTCATGGCTGTCAATAATTGCGG GCTGGCTGGAGGGCGTCCTCCGTATGCATCAGTATATCCTACCTGGGTGCACTGCTGGAGTCACCTGAGCCGAGAG